A part of Gemmobacter sp. 24YEA27 genomic DNA contains:
- a CDS encoding ABC transporter permease, whose translation MKSKLLGPSLTHLAGTDQLGRDTFSRLIMGTRNALAIALGATGIAGAIGLILGLIAGYGPRWLDGLLVLVLDSLSSLPMILFALAVITVIGPGTQTLLLVIVLVSIPGYARLIRAQVLGLKNADFIEAERTMGASTARILLRHLLPNVVGPLVIVLSMDVPVVIMLEAGLSYLNLGVKPPTPSWGNILYDGYTSLRQQPTLVIAGGIPLVLATIGFTFLGEGLRDALDPKLKRRQA comes from the coding sequence GTGAAGTCAAAGCTCCTAGGCCCGAGCCTCACCCATCTGGCGGGAACCGATCAGCTGGGGCGCGATACTTTCTCGCGGTTGATCATGGGAACCCGCAACGCGCTGGCCATCGCCCTTGGCGCCACCGGAATCGCCGGGGCCATCGGCCTTATCCTCGGGCTGATCGCAGGCTATGGCCCGCGCTGGCTGGACGGGCTTCTGGTGCTGGTGCTGGATTCCCTCTCATCCCTGCCGATGATCCTTTTCGCACTGGCCGTGATCACCGTCATAGGCCCGGGCACCCAGACGCTGCTGCTGGTGATCGTGCTGGTCTCGATCCCGGGCTATGCAAGGCTGATCCGGGCGCAGGTTCTGGGCCTGAAGAACGCCGATTTCATCGAGGCCGAACGCACGATGGGCGCCTCGACTGCGCGCATCCTGTTGCGCCATCTCCTGCCCAATGTGGTCGGACCGCTGGTAATCGTGCTGTCCATGGATGTGCCGGTGGTCATCATGCTTGAGGCCGGGCTCTCCTACCTCAACCTTGGTGTCAAACCGCCAACGCCTTCCTGGGGCAACATCCTTTATGACGGCTATACCTCGCTCCGGCAGCAGCCGACGCTGGTGATCGCGGGCGGTATTCCTCTGGTTCTGGCAACCATCGGCTTCACTTTCCTGGGCGAGGGCCTGCGCGATGCGCTTGATCCGAAACTGAAGCGGAGGCAGGCATGA